A single Bacillus sp. OxB-1 DNA region contains:
- a CDS encoding ABC transporter permease encodes MKNRTFHPLYSVPYIAWILLFVIAPIALIVYYSFFDLTGNFTLANYKSFFSSVYLKLTISSFWYAFLITFFSLLFAYPTAYFLTKTKHKQLWLLLIIIPSWINLLLKTYAFIGLFGLYGPLNALMEVTGIGKQQLLFTDFSFVFVSVYIFIPFMILPIFNALDKLNPALIDASRDLGANAWTTFRRVIWPLSINGVKSGVQIVFIPALSLFMITRLIAGNKVITLGTAIEQQFLVTQNWGMGSTIAVFLILFMFIVMIITSGGERGTTGNGKTK; translated from the coding sequence ATGAAGAATAGAACGTTTCATCCGCTATACTCGGTTCCGTATATTGCATGGATCCTGCTATTTGTCATTGCGCCGATTGCCTTGATCGTCTATTATTCCTTTTTTGATTTGACAGGCAATTTTACGTTAGCTAATTATAAAAGCTTTTTTTCATCGGTCTACTTGAAATTGACGATCAGCTCGTTCTGGTATGCGTTTCTCATTACGTTCTTTTCGTTGCTGTTCGCCTATCCGACGGCTTATTTCCTGACGAAGACGAAGCATAAGCAGCTTTGGTTGTTGCTCATCATCATTCCGTCGTGGATCAACCTTTTGCTGAAGACGTATGCGTTCATCGGGTTGTTCGGTCTGTACGGGCCGCTCAATGCGTTAATGGAAGTGACGGGAATCGGAAAGCAGCAGTTGCTATTCACCGATTTCAGTTTCGTCTTCGTATCGGTCTATATTTTCATTCCATTCATGATTTTGCCGATTTTCAATGCGCTGGACAAATTGAATCCTGCCTTGATCGACGCCTCCCGAGACCTTGGGGCGAATGCGTGGACGACATTCCGGCGGGTCATCTGGCCGCTGTCGATCAATGGAGTCAAATCCGGCGTGCAGATCGTTTTCATCCCGGCATTGTCACTATTTATGATCACCCGGCTCATCGCGGGGAATAAAGTCATCACGCTCGGAACTGCGATTGAACAGCAGTTTCTTGTCACGCAAAACTGGGGCATGGGGTCGACCATTGCCGTGTTCTTGATCTTGTTCATGTTCATCGTCATGATCATCACGAGTGGCGGCGAAAGGGGGACGACAGGCAATGGGAAAACTAAGTAA
- a CDS encoding VWA domain-containing protein: MDIRIEEPYWLLLLIPAAIYMGFTWKTSGQRLAGKGTILFALRCLAIIALVFALTSPYLTSRANEEQILFVVDRSVSVGGAQEKADEWIAESLKGRKENQSVGINSFAGSFRTDVKLTDSDFTIPDLPELPDRDDATDLAKAIDLAAAVANNKVATRIVLLTDGLETVGSVEQLLPKYAGGRVQIDTVLLDQEKTADASIALFDTPKTAYEGEKQLLHVEVESSTRTTGELIITQNDEEIIRESVELEPGTNRFSFRNAASGKGLLKYEAKLIVPDDAILENNRMLAVTMLEQSPRVLIVQTERNPSAIPKLLDSQSIDVNVMNAAELPESLSGYLGYGAIIFDNVPGHQVGENKMTVIEQAVKKFGVGFMMVGGDESFGLGGYFKSPIERLLPVEMELQGKEQIPSLGLVIVMDRSGSMSGSKIILAREAAARSVELLRDDDTFGFIAFDDQVWEVIPIGAVGNKEEAIEKILSVPANGGTDIFPGLLKAYEDLADSTLQRKHVILLTDGQSPMPPGYEELIEEGRNQQITLSTVAIGADADWTLLEELAEEGGGRFYDVIDESTVPAILTRETSMMTRTYIEDDPFYMTVAGIPLWSSLFEEGVPKMNAYIATTPKQTATIVAESHKQDPILAEWMYGLGRTIAFTSDATGKWSGDIARWANYPEFWNTAAARLLPSYREVPYIITHEGGGTYTVTDSSRKAAFLDVAVVDESGGEVPFTAEPLAPGKMRVTVDADPGLVFFGVSDDQGGLFEAGVSVPYSEEYTYSKPNERLLEKIADRTGGELLEEGDDPTRVFRDHPYKSGEQTTIVEWLILTALLLFFIDITLRRFGLLKGVAAKRRAEPVVEEPAREQDSISELLKAKKKR; this comes from the coding sequence GTGGATATCCGAATTGAAGAGCCATACTGGTTGCTGTTGCTCATTCCTGCCGCAATTTATATGGGTTTCACATGGAAAACGTCGGGACAGCGCCTAGCCGGGAAGGGGACTATCCTCTTTGCCCTGCGTTGCCTAGCGATCATCGCTCTCGTCTTTGCCCTCACTTCCCCCTATTTGACATCACGCGCCAATGAAGAACAGATTTTATTCGTCGTCGACCGCTCCGTTTCGGTTGGAGGGGCACAGGAAAAGGCGGATGAATGGATTGCGGAGAGCCTGAAGGGACGGAAAGAGAATCAGTCGGTCGGTATAAATTCATTTGCCGGTTCGTTCCGGACTGATGTGAAACTGACGGATTCCGACTTTACAATCCCGGACTTGCCGGAGCTGCCGGATAGGGATGATGCGACTGATTTGGCGAAAGCGATCGATCTCGCTGCCGCCGTTGCCAATAACAAAGTTGCGACCCGGATCGTTCTCCTGACCGATGGATTGGAAACGGTCGGTTCAGTCGAACAGCTCTTGCCGAAATATGCAGGGGGACGGGTGCAAATCGATACGGTTCTGCTAGATCAAGAGAAAACCGCGGATGCTTCGATCGCCCTTTTTGACACCCCTAAAACGGCGTACGAAGGGGAAAAGCAATTGCTCCATGTGGAAGTGGAGTCGTCCACCCGGACAACGGGAGAATTGATCATCACGCAAAATGATGAGGAAATCATACGGGAATCAGTCGAGCTGGAGCCGGGGACAAACCGCTTTTCATTCCGCAATGCAGCTTCAGGAAAAGGTCTATTGAAGTATGAAGCGAAACTGATTGTGCCGGATGATGCAATCCTTGAGAACAATCGGATGCTTGCCGTCACGATGCTGGAACAATCGCCGCGCGTGCTCATCGTCCAGACGGAGCGCAACCCATCGGCGATCCCGAAACTTTTGGATTCCCAATCCATTGACGTAAACGTAATGAATGCGGCTGAGCTGCCGGAATCGCTATCGGGCTATCTTGGATATGGGGCGATCATTTTTGACAATGTCCCGGGGCACCAAGTCGGCGAAAACAAGATGACTGTCATCGAACAGGCTGTGAAAAAATTCGGCGTCGGCTTCATGATGGTCGGCGGAGATGAAAGCTTCGGTCTCGGCGGATATTTCAAATCGCCGATTGAACGGTTACTACCGGTTGAGATGGAACTGCAAGGGAAGGAGCAGATTCCGTCCCTCGGGCTGGTCATCGTGATGGACCGTTCCGGCAGTATGTCCGGTTCGAAAATCATTCTGGCGAGGGAAGCGGCGGCGCGATCTGTCGAGTTGCTGCGGGATGATGATACGTTCGGATTCATCGCGTTCGACGACCAAGTATGGGAAGTCATCCCTATCGGTGCAGTTGGAAATAAAGAAGAGGCGATTGAAAAAATCCTGTCCGTTCCGGCAAACGGAGGGACGGATATTTTTCCGGGACTGCTGAAGGCGTATGAGGATTTGGCGGACAGTACATTACAACGGAAGCATGTCATTTTGCTTACCGATGGCCAGTCTCCGATGCCACCGGGCTACGAGGAGCTTATTGAGGAAGGCAGAAATCAGCAGATTACTTTGTCGACAGTCGCCATCGGGGCGGATGCTGACTGGACCTTGCTGGAAGAGCTCGCAGAAGAGGGCGGCGGCCGATTCTACGATGTCATTGATGAATCGACGGTCCCGGCCATTTTGACTAGGGAGACCTCCATGATGACCCGGACCTACATCGAAGACGATCCGTTCTATATGACAGTGGCCGGCATCCCTCTCTGGTCCTCGCTTTTTGAGGAAGGTGTCCCGAAAATGAATGCTTATATTGCAACGACTCCGAAACAGACGGCGACGATCGTAGCGGAGAGTCACAAGCAAGACCCGATTCTCGCGGAATGGATGTACGGCCTCGGCCGGACGATCGCGTTCACCTCGGATGCGACTGGAAAATGGTCCGGGGATATAGCGAGATGGGCGAACTATCCGGAATTTTGGAATACGGCCGCTGCCCGGCTATTGCCGTCCTATCGGGAAGTTCCCTATATCATCACCCATGAAGGGGGAGGGACCTACACCGTGACAGACAGTTCCCGCAAGGCGGCTTTCCTGGATGTCGCGGTTGTCGACGAGAGTGGCGGAGAGGTGCCCTTCACCGCCGAACCGCTTGCACCTGGAAAAATGAGGGTGACGGTGGATGCCGATCCGGGACTCGTCTTCTTCGGCGTTTCGGATGATCAAGGCGGTTTATTCGAGGCTGGTGTTTCCGTCCCCTATTCGGAAGAGTATACGTATTCCAAGCCGAATGAGAGACTATTGGAGAAGATTGCCGACCGGACGGGTGGAGAGCTGCTGGAAGAGGGGGATGATCCGACCCGGGTGTTCCGGGATCATCCGTATAAAAGCGGGGAGCAGACCACGATTGTGGAATGGCTGATCCTCACCGCCCTGCTGCTGTTCTTCATCGACATCACATTGCGGCGGTTCGGATTGTTGAAAGGGGTTGCCGCGAAACGCAGGGCGGAACCGGTGGTCGAAGAACCAGCGCGCGAACAAGACAGCATTTCGGAATTGTTGAAAGCGAAGAAGAAAAGATAA
- a CDS encoding MFS transporter codes for MAARSNQFALYILMFNMFIAMSGIGLIVPIMPQYLATFGVAGGALGFLIALFSLAQFIFSPYSGELSDRHGRKTIILIGLVIFGLSQLAFGLSTQLWMLFVSRFFSGFGAAFLIPPTMAFVADITTLENRGKGMGLLGASMSLGFMIGPGIGGFLSKVSLVFPFYFATGAALFAALLSLFILPNPKPAIAKDDVLKKKENLFQQLKRSTTTPYFVILIVMFVFSFGLANFQATISLFVDHKFGYTPIEIAILITVGGFVGVIVQTFIINRLFKRFGEMRVILVNLVVAALSIFGIIFVDLFWTVLLVSTIFSTATSLLRPAVNTVISKLAGEEQGYAAGMMNAYMSLGNMIGPALAGVVFDVNINFPYILGMVILFICFALAFTWAKRNGPLLAEIRTK; via the coding sequence TTGGCGGCACGGTCTAATCAATTTGCTTTATATATTCTAATGTTCAATATGTTCATTGCCATGTCGGGAATCGGCCTCATCGTGCCCATTATGCCTCAATACCTTGCGACATTCGGCGTAGCAGGGGGAGCACTCGGCTTTCTGATTGCACTTTTTTCTCTGGCGCAGTTCATCTTCTCCCCATATTCGGGAGAATTATCGGATCGGCACGGCAGAAAGACGATCATCCTGATTGGCCTTGTCATTTTTGGACTGTCGCAACTGGCATTCGGGCTATCGACCCAACTATGGATGCTGTTTGTGTCCCGCTTCTTCTCCGGTTTCGGAGCCGCTTTCCTTATTCCGCCGACGATGGCCTTCGTCGCGGACATTACGACATTGGAAAACCGGGGGAAAGGGATGGGACTGCTCGGCGCCTCGATGTCGTTAGGCTTCATGATCGGACCGGGGATTGGGGGATTCCTATCGAAGGTCAGTCTCGTCTTCCCGTTCTATTTTGCAACGGGCGCTGCGTTGTTCGCAGCACTCCTTTCGCTGTTCATCCTGCCGAATCCGAAGCCTGCCATTGCGAAAGATGATGTATTGAAGAAGAAGGAGAATCTTTTCCAACAGCTGAAACGGTCCACGACGACGCCGTACTTCGTCATCCTGATTGTCATGTTCGTCTTCTCTTTCGGTCTCGCGAACTTCCAAGCGACCATTTCGCTGTTCGTCGACCATAAATTCGGATATACCCCTATCGAGATTGCCATACTCATAACCGTCGGCGGATTTGTCGGGGTGATTGTGCAAACCTTCATCATCAACCGGCTTTTCAAACGCTTCGGGGAAATGCGCGTCATCCTTGTCAACTTGGTCGTCGCGGCGCTCTCGATTTTCGGCATCATCTTTGTCGACCTGTTCTGGACCGTCCTGCTCGTCTCCACCATTTTCTCGACGGCGACCTCCCTTCTCCGCCCTGCGGTGAATACGGTCATTTCCAAGTTGGCGGGAGAGGAACAGGGATACGCGGCCGGCATGATGAACGCCTATATGAGCCTCGGCAACATGATAGGGCCCGCACTCGCCGGAGTCGTTTTCGACGTGAATATCAACTTTCCCTATATCCTCGGAATGGTGATTCTGTTCATCTGCTTCGCACTCGCTTTCACCTGGGCCAAACGGAACGGCCCGCTGCTTGCTGAAATCCGAACGAAATAG
- a CDS encoding helix-turn-helix domain-containing protein, giving the protein MEIGRKIKSLRLKKGLTQEELGERTDLTKGFISQLERDLNSPSIETLFSLLEVLGTTPKEFFDEPKKNMKIVYTADDQTVYRDERMHYSIRWLIPRSNEQEMEPIHLTFEEQGQFKKFEPSPAETFIYVLKGEVKLELGEMAYTAGQGDALYFDASQPHQLSNAANGSSELILVATESYL; this is encoded by the coding sequence ATGGAAATTGGCAGGAAAATTAAAAGTCTCCGATTAAAAAAGGGACTGACCCAGGAAGAGTTAGGAGAACGGACCGATTTGACGAAGGGCTTCATCTCGCAATTGGAACGCGACTTGAATTCGCCTTCCATCGAAACGCTTTTCAGCTTGCTGGAGGTCCTTGGAACGACACCGAAAGAGTTTTTTGACGAGCCGAAAAAGAATATGAAAATTGTCTATACGGCGGACGATCAAACCGTCTATCGGGATGAACGGATGCACTATAGCATTCGCTGGCTCATCCCGCGTTCGAACGAGCAAGAAATGGAACCGATCCACCTTACGTTCGAAGAACAAGGGCAATTTAAAAAGTTCGAACCGTCGCCTGCTGAAACATTCATTTACGTACTGAAGGGCGAAGTGAAACTGGAACTCGGTGAGATGGCCTATACGGCCGGACAAGGGGATGCACTTTATTTTGATGCTTCGCAACCCCATCAACTTTCTAACGCGGCGAATGGATCGAGCGAATTGATTCTCGTTGCGACCGAATCCTATTTATAA
- a CDS encoding ABC transporter substrate-binding protein, translated as MKDIIRAAAAILIISALLLFVNSKLNDSSGRSGKDVITVYNWGEYIDPDLLKQFEEETGIKVIYETFDSNEAMMGKIEQGGTSYDISMPSEYMVEMMAEKDLLLPLDRELLPNLQHIDPYFLNLPFDPGNRYSLPYFWGTVGIAFNPILLEGQTFEEWDDLWNPSLRQEVILVDSARETIGMGLNSLGYSLNSTNLDELREATDKLKRLSPNVKAVIGDEVTQLMVNGEASVALTWSGQAADMMYENEEIDYHVPEEGSNLWFDNIVIPRTAKNIEGAHAFINFMLDPEVAAQNADYVGYSTPNLTALDWMDPEVTGDERFYPDEETREHLEVYQNLGLEMLGVYNELFLEFKMEMK; from the coding sequence ATGAAGGATATCATCCGGGCGGCTGCCGCCATACTGATCATTTCCGCCCTCCTGCTGTTCGTCAACTCGAAACTAAATGATAGCAGCGGCCGTTCAGGCAAGGACGTCATTACGGTTTACAACTGGGGAGAATACATCGATCCGGATCTGCTGAAACAGTTTGAAGAGGAAACTGGCATTAAAGTCATTTACGAGACGTTTGATTCGAATGAAGCGATGATGGGGAAAATCGAGCAAGGCGGAACTTCTTATGATATTTCCATGCCTTCCGAATATATGGTCGAAATGATGGCGGAAAAGGATCTGCTGCTCCCGCTTGACCGCGAATTGCTGCCGAATCTTCAGCATATCGATCCTTATTTCCTGAACTTGCCGTTCGATCCGGGCAACCGGTATTCGCTCCCTTATTTCTGGGGAACGGTCGGAATCGCGTTCAATCCGATATTGCTTGAGGGGCAGACATTCGAGGAATGGGATGATCTATGGAATCCTTCCCTTCGGCAGGAAGTCATTTTGGTCGACAGCGCACGGGAAACAATCGGCATGGGGCTGAATTCTCTCGGGTATTCCTTGAACTCCACCAACCTCGATGAACTGCGGGAAGCGACCGACAAGCTGAAGCGCCTAAGCCCCAATGTGAAAGCGGTCATCGGGGATGAAGTGACCCAGTTGATGGTGAACGGGGAAGCGTCCGTGGCGCTGACATGGTCCGGCCAGGCGGCGGATATGATGTATGAGAATGAAGAAATCGATTACCACGTTCCGGAAGAAGGGTCGAATTTATGGTTCGACAATATCGTCATCCCTCGGACGGCTAAGAATATCGAAGGGGCGCACGCGTTCATCAACTTCATGCTCGATCCGGAAGTGGCTGCCCAAAATGCCGATTATGTTGGCTACTCGACACCGAACTTGACGGCGTTGGATTGGATGGATCCCGAAGTGACAGGGGATGAGCGATTTTATCCAGATGAAGAAACGAGAGAGCATCTGGAAGTATATCAAAACCTCGGCTTGGAAATGCTCGGTGTTTACAATGAGCTCTTTTTGGAATTCAAGATGGAAATGAAGTGA
- a CDS encoding ABC transporter permease, protein MGKLSNLPKLYLTAVFIILYAPIFYLIFYSFNSGGGMSHFESFTWEHYGAVFEDTRLIVILLNTIIVALLSALVSTAIGVLGALAIAFLRNQAMRNAVLSLNNILIVSPDVIIGASFLILFTIVGVKLGFASVLISHIAFSIPIVVIMVLPKLQEMSTSLIDAARDLGASRRDILMRVIIPYIKPGIFAGFFLALTYSLDDFAVTFFVTGNGFSTLSVEIYSMARAGITLTINALSGLIFLITVALVLGYYALSKKAKTDLTGVRK, encoded by the coding sequence ATGGGAAAACTAAGTAACTTACCGAAACTCTATTTGACTGCGGTCTTCATCATTCTTTACGCACCCATCTTTTATCTGATCTTTTATTCATTCAATTCCGGGGGCGGCATGTCGCATTTCGAGTCGTTCACCTGGGAACATTATGGAGCCGTTTTTGAAGACACCCGGCTCATCGTCATTTTGCTGAACACTATCATAGTCGCCTTGCTTTCCGCGCTCGTCTCCACGGCGATCGGCGTGCTCGGTGCGCTGGCCATCGCCTTCCTGCGCAATCAGGCGATGCGAAATGCAGTGTTGTCGCTGAACAATATTCTGATTGTCAGCCCGGATGTCATCATAGGGGCATCCTTCCTTATTTTATTCACCATTGTAGGGGTCAAGCTCGGGTTTGCATCGGTGCTGATTTCCCACATCGCATTCAGCATTCCGATTGTCGTCATCATGGTGTTGCCGAAACTGCAGGAGATGAGCACTTCGCTGATTGATGCAGCAAGGGATCTGGGCGCTTCACGGAGGGATATCTTGATGCGGGTAATCATCCCTTATATCAAACCGGGGATTTTCGCCGGCTTCTTCCTGGCCCTGACCTATTCCCTCGATGATTTCGCCGTCACATTCTTCGTCACGGGCAATGGCTTCTCGACCTTGTCCGTCGAAATCTATTCGATGGCACGGGCAGGGATCACTTTGACGATCAATGCGTTATCGGGACTGATCTTCCTCATTACAGTCGCCTTGGTACTCGGCTACTATGCACTTAGCAAAAAGGCGAAAACCGATTTGACGGGGGTGAGGAAATGA
- a CDS encoding ABC transporter ATP-binding protein, giving the protein MTTEPIIRFDNVTKQYSTDTTVLNGVSFEMERGKFYTLLGPSGCGKTTILRLIAGFIEPTEGTIYFNGKKINGIPANERQVNTVFQDYALFPHLNVYENVAFGLRIKKVKKEEVDRRVKEALKFVNLEGYERRDISEMSGGQRQRVAIARAIINDPEVILLDEPLSALDLKLRSEMQYELRELQQRLGKTFVFVTHDQEEALAMSDEIFVMNTGEIVQSGTPLDIYDEPINRFVADFIGESNIVPGVMIEDYSVQFTGKVFECVDQGLNPNEKVDIVIRPEDLEITDVQKGKLVVTVDTQLFRGVHYELSTYDADGNEWLVHSTKKAEVGGKIGLDFDPADIHVMRLNETEEDFDARLESYGVAANEE; this is encoded by the coding sequence ATGACGACTGAACCGATCATCCGCTTCGATAACGTAACGAAACAATATAGCACCGATACGACGGTGTTGAATGGCGTTTCGTTCGAGATGGAGCGTGGAAAATTCTATACATTGCTCGGCCCGTCCGGTTGCGGAAAAACAACGATCCTGCGGCTGATTGCAGGCTTCATCGAGCCTACGGAAGGGACGATTTATTTTAACGGGAAGAAGATCAACGGCATTCCGGCGAATGAACGGCAAGTGAACACTGTATTCCAAGACTACGCCCTATTTCCCCATCTGAATGTCTATGAAAATGTGGCATTCGGCCTGCGCATCAAGAAAGTGAAAAAAGAAGAGGTCGATCGTCGGGTCAAAGAAGCGTTAAAATTCGTCAATCTGGAAGGCTATGAAAGACGGGACATCTCCGAAATGTCCGGGGGGCAGAGGCAACGGGTCGCCATTGCCCGGGCCATCATCAATGACCCGGAAGTGATTCTGCTGGATGAGCCGCTTTCCGCACTTGATTTGAAATTACGTTCTGAAATGCAGTATGAGCTTCGGGAACTCCAGCAGCGCCTCGGCAAGACGTTCGTCTTCGTAACACATGACCAAGAGGAAGCGTTGGCGATGTCCGATGAAATTTTCGTCATGAATACGGGAGAAATCGTCCAATCCGGCACACCGCTCGATATTTACGATGAACCGATCAACCGCTTCGTCGCGGACTTTATCGGAGAATCTAATATTGTTCCGGGCGTCATGATCGAAGATTACTCCGTGCAATTCACCGGGAAAGTGTTTGAATGTGTCGACCAAGGGCTGAACCCGAATGAGAAAGTCGACATCGTCATCCGCCCGGAAGACTTGGAAATCACCGACGTGCAGAAAGGAAAATTGGTGGTGACAGTCGATACCCAATTATTCCGCGGTGTCCATTATGAACTCTCCACCTACGATGCGGACGGGAATGAATGGCTTGTCCATTCCACCAAAAAGGCGGAAGTCGGTGGCAAAATCGGCTTGGACTTTGACCCGGCAGACATTCATGTCATGCGTTTAAATGAAACGGAAGAGGATTTCGATGCCCGTTTGGAGTCCTATGGAGTGGCAGCAAATGAAGAATAG